Below is a window of Calderihabitans maritimus DNA.
CTTTAGCTCATGCCGAGGAATTGGGTATTACGGTCGTCGGATTTGCCCGCGCCAGGCGGCTTAATGTTTATACTTATCCGGAGAGGATTCAATAAGGAGCGCTTTTACGTGAAGGAGGCAGCTGTTGATGCGGAAAGTGCGTGTTGAAGATGCTGTTGGTATGGTCCTCTGTCATGATATAACTAAAATTGTACCAGGGGAATTCAAAGGTGTTGCTTTTAAAAAAGGTCATATTATCCAGGAAGAAGACATCCCTGAACTGCTGAAAATAGGTAAAGAACATATTTATGTCTGGGAAACAAGAGAAGGCTTGGTGCATGAAAATGAAGCTGCCCTTCGCTTGGCTCGTGCAGTGTGCAAAGGTAAGCTGGAGATTACCGAGCCCCGTGAAGGAAAAGTCAATCTCATTGCTCACCAGGATGGCCTGCTTAAGGTACATGTCAATTGCCTGAACAGGGTGAACTGCTTTGACTGGCTCGCCGTAGCTACCCTCCATAGCAATCGGGTGGTAAGAAAAGGGGATTTGGTTGCGGGTGTCCGTGTGATTCCGCTAGTCGTCGAAGAAGCCAAAATTGAACAGGTAGAGGCCCTGTGCAACGAAGCGAAGGAAGGCATAATAGAAGTCAAGCCGCTGCTGCCGCTAAAAGCGGGTTTGGTGACCACCGGAAACGAAGTTTTTTACGGCAGGATTCGGGACAAGTTCGGGCCCGTACTCAAAGAGAAGTTAGCCCGGTACGGCTGTAAGTTTCTGCGTCAAATCATTGTTCCTGACGATATTGGTGAAATTGCCACGGCAGTAAAAAAATTAGCTGCGGAAGGAGCACAACTTATTTTGACTTCTGGCGGTATGTCGGTAGACCCGGATGACGTTACTCCAGCCGGAGTCCGGGCTGCAGGTGGTGAAATAGTGGCATACGGGGCTCCCGTGTTGCCCGGCTCCAT
It encodes the following:
- a CDS encoding molybdopterin-binding protein — translated: MRKVRVEDAVGMVLCHDITKIVPGEFKGVAFKKGHIIQEEDIPELLKIGKEHIYVWETREGLVHENEAALRLARAVCKGKLEITEPREGKVNLIAHQDGLLKVHVNCLNRVNCFDWLAVATLHSNRVVRKGDLVAGVRVIPLVVEEAKIEQVEALCNEAKEGIIEVKPLLPLKAGLVTTGNEVFYGRIRDKFGPVLKEKLARYGCKFLRQIIVPDDIGEIATAVKKLAAEGAQLILTSGGMSVDPDDVTPAGVRAAGGEIVAYGAPVLPGSMFMLAYLEDIPVLGLPGCVMYNKTTVFDLVLPRILAGEKLTRQDIAFMGHGGLCNNCPNCTFPHCPFGKGS